A genomic region of Xanthomonas campestris pv. phormiicola contains the following coding sequences:
- the mutY gene encoding A/G-specific adenine glycosylase, with protein sequence MRQPPDTFAPRLLAWFDRNGRHDLPWQHPRSPYRVWLSEIMLQQTQVAVVIPYFLRFLQHFPTLPDLAAAGTDAVMAQWAGLGYYARARNLHAAAKRCVELHGGELPRDFDALHALPGIGRSTAGAILSQAWNDRFPILDGNVKRVLTRYHGIAGYPGLPAVEKPLWAIAQAHVAAVADGRMADYTQAQMDFGATLCTRANPACVLCPLQDDCVARRDGLVEALPTPKPGKTLPEREALALLLENAAGELLLQRRPPSGIWASLWTLPQAESENELRAWFERETRGRDFDDAEPMPPIVHTFSHYRLHLQPLRLRKVALRDAVRDNDALRWVAPAGLSALGLPAPIRKLLDGL encoded by the coding sequence ATGCGCCAGCCCCCAGACACCTTCGCCCCCCGCCTGCTCGCCTGGTTCGACCGCAACGGCCGCCACGACCTGCCCTGGCAGCATCCGCGCAGCCCCTACCGCGTGTGGCTGTCGGAAATCATGCTGCAGCAGACCCAGGTCGCGGTGGTGATCCCGTACTTCCTGCGCTTCCTGCAGCACTTCCCGACCCTGCCCGACCTGGCCGCGGCCGGCACCGACGCGGTGATGGCGCAATGGGCCGGGCTGGGCTACTACGCCCGCGCGCGCAACCTGCACGCCGCGGCCAAGCGCTGCGTGGAGCTGCACGGCGGCGAACTGCCGCGCGATTTCGACGCGCTGCACGCGCTGCCCGGCATCGGCCGCAGCACCGCCGGCGCGATCCTGAGCCAGGCCTGGAACGACCGCTTCCCGATCCTGGACGGCAACGTCAAGCGCGTGCTGACCCGCTACCACGGCATCGCCGGCTATCCGGGCCTGCCGGCGGTGGAGAAACCGCTGTGGGCGATCGCGCAGGCGCACGTGGCCGCGGTCGCCGACGGGCGCATGGCCGACTACACCCAGGCGCAGATGGATTTCGGCGCCACCCTGTGCACCCGCGCCAATCCGGCCTGCGTGCTGTGCCCGCTGCAGGACGACTGCGTGGCGCGCCGCGATGGCCTGGTCGAAGCGCTGCCCACGCCCAAGCCGGGCAAGACCCTGCCCGAGCGCGAGGCGCTGGCGTTGCTGCTGGAGAACGCCGCCGGCGAACTGCTGCTGCAGCGGCGCCCGCCGAGCGGCATCTGGGCCTCGCTGTGGACGCTGCCGCAGGCCGAGAGCGAGAACGAACTGCGCGCCTGGTTCGAACGCGAGACCCGCGGCCGCGACTTCGACGATGCCGAGCCGATGCCGCCGATCGTGCACACCTTCAGCCACTATCGGCTGCACCTGCAGCCGCTGCGCCTGCGCAAGGTCGCCTTGCGCGACGCGGTACGCGACAATGACGCCCTGCGCTGGGTCGCGCCTGCCGGCCTGTCCGCGCTCGGCCTGCCCGCCCCGATCCGCAAACTGCTCGACGGCCTCTGA
- a CDS encoding oxidative damage protection protein, translating to MSRTIFCQYQQRDAEGLDYVPYPGDIGQRVFAQIGKAGWQAWLAHQTMLINENRLSPRDPKHRAFLETELEKFLFQGGAVKPEGYVEPEQES from the coding sequence ATGTCCCGCACCATCTTCTGCCAGTACCAGCAACGCGACGCCGAAGGGCTCGACTACGTGCCGTATCCCGGCGACATCGGCCAGCGCGTGTTCGCGCAGATCGGCAAGGCCGGCTGGCAGGCATGGCTGGCGCACCAGACCATGCTGATCAACGAGAACCGGCTGTCGCCGCGCGACCCCAAGCACCGCGCGTTCCTGGAGACGGAACTGGAGAAATTCCTGTTCCAGGGCGGCGCGGTCAAGCCCGAGGGCTATGTGGAACCCGAACAGGAATCCTGA